A DNA window from Drosophila sechellia strain sech25 chromosome X, ASM438219v1, whole genome shotgun sequence contains the following coding sequences:
- the LOC6618112 gene encoding probable Ras GTPase-activating protein isoform X7 has product MGRRTYLSRSSTISYPSRIEGWLDVCETEGELTRLIKTLPWGPLYCVLQQDDQTFTAYCSEEISLGDVCYEDIPRVRLDRVRRPAKALWDGPPTLAEENEDSDSCVGGSGGMSGINDIVLNTTLYSELDTSYEKACRRGSAPTTPILGSKQHQTEHNATSRFTNFFSKKSNPLKRTKSVTKLERTKRGSGGLRGSRSHESLLSSHAVMSTIDLSCTGAVGVAPVHQSVLGRRHCFQVRGGPRGERYYSCGSRQERDLWIYSLRKSIAPNAEHTRRTDNSLKMWVYEAKNLPPKKRYFCELQLDKTLYGRTSVKLQTDLLFWGEHFDFPDIPEINVITVNVFREVDKKKKRDKYQFVGSVKIPVHDVTSRLPCEQWYPILSDKAGDSLGRTSGGGGSGSKDKEQLPTLRIKCRFQSTDILPINVYANFLAYLKENYKRVCETLEPVIGVKAKEDIGQALVLLMHAQGLAGAFLTDVVALDLLRVGDQRLTFRGNSLATKSMEAFLKLTGEQYLQDTLSAPINELIQSERDCEVDPTKTSGSSAGSLQRQQAALRGAVRGAWQCIFESHKHFPAQLRNCFATFRERLQQLGRQDMADNLISASIFLRFLCPAILSPSLFNITSELPSARATRNLTLVAKTLQTLANFTRFQGKENFMEFLNDFLEQEAARMQQFLEIISTRPEHPAPDSILDWAGYIDQGKQLSILHSLLSESLAKLPEARQHELDPLQHILDEISRAKEHGMGTALPGGYLPATSSTHSIASENQENRNPGSSGSHTGSNSEQLLPQQSQLAQPQHAIVSKPLSAERGIMRGVLTPNSLEKNIFRYNDPTVNGLLQQQQQQQQQQQQQQQQQQHQQLQQHGHQQQPHHQHPLQMLSNSQTSIAGNQYMSSPGGLQHAQSQTSMASSSLNGSSSNLLHGHQQHAHHTQQLHPHHCPPAPQTSASSTMERMDRMNYPYMSHNGNDYETSTPSSTRSRTLPRNGNPNANGNVGSSNNNQSGSYDDMHGEFQIQISGFDTSSAFVCKSPTPMMKSSLGPAGAGRSHHKLNLGIPDHSGGYVRGNNMNPNSNMPKNLEDLDDLFKYAEEHDVAEPANHHHNNQGQQNHQGHLKPAAVPGKEQLSAKSSHCSSGYQSISTNPSPSQSSSPVESQLKAAMGSHNAPLAFKNPSYQLQPQTGSSRSSAQSNPHQQQQQQQFGSRLKPIGGGLVAARAAFLNSGGALEAATLTPSSSDEQLSADNYFSYAAAAAAGAGIATKLEAQRSLSGGSSSSTSASASTSNLGKSGASSAYGRLNGPLKREDVYGSGYGGSSGNVGYGLSTSSAAGHHQHPHQQQQNPMQQQQQRERDQELKQYAGSVAGSVGSGTSAAQRRLSLDSARTLSDSSTDTEGHCNQLQEGKRRRQLRSSGGSGGGGAGSEQGLGKSYDQNGEIQLLQQTLDTLCHTLDRDEAELRDSSDELFGLQRPAGSNGSNNLSLQSESTMRSIIDSFFQSSCRLITMEEELRREQLKMSLALSHKQRVIEEQGQQIAALDAANSRLLSALTALRQRYETQQQQQQQHQAPPKTQKPQ; this is encoded by the exons ATACGTCCTATGAGAAGGCGTGCCGCCGTGGATCAGCGCCCACCACGCCCATTTTGGGCAGCAAACAGCACCAGACGGAGCACAATGCCACCTCGCGTTTCACCAACTTCTTTTCCAAAAA ATCCAATCCTTTGAAGCGGACCAAGTCGGTGACCAAGCTGGAGCGGACCAAGCGCGGATCCGGCGGACTGAGGGGCTCCCGCTCGCACGAGAGTTTGCTGTCCAGTCACGCCGTCATGTCCACCATAG ATCTCTCGTGCACtggggcggtgggcgtggcgccCGTGCACCAGTCGGTTCTGGGACGTCGTCACTGTTTCCAGGTACGGGGCGGGCCTCGTGGCGAGCGGTACTACTCATGCGGATCGCGCCAGGAGCGCGACCTTTGGATCTACTCGCTGCGCAAGTCGATCGCTCCAAATGCAGAGCACACGCGTCGCACGGACAACTCGCTGAAGATGTGGGTGTACGAGGCGAAGAATCTGCCGCCCAAGAAACGTTACTTTTGCGAACTGCAACTGGACAAGACGCTGTACGGCCGGACTTCGGTGAAGCTGCAGACGGATCTGCTGTTTTGGGGGGAGCACTTCGATTTCCCCGACATACCCGAGATTAATGTGATCACTGTAAACGTTTTCCGTGAGGTggacaagaagaagaagcgggACAAATACCAGTTTGTGGGATCGGTGAAGATACCCGTGCACGATGTCACCTCCAGATTGCCCTGCGAGCAATGGTATCCCATACTGAGCGACAAGGCCGGCGACAGTCTGGGTAGGACCtcgggcggcggcggcagtggGTCCAAGGACAAGGAGCAGTTGCCCACGCTGAGGATCAAGTGCCGTTTCCAGAGCACCGACATCCTGCCCATCAATGTGTACGCCAACTTTTTGGCCTACCTTAAGGAGAACTACAAGCGCGTGTGCGAGACCCTGGAGCCGGTGATCGGAGTCAAGGCCAAGGAGGACATTGGACAGGCACTGGTGCTGCTGATGCACGCACAGGGATTGGCGGGCGCCTTCCTCACCGATGTGGTGGCCCTCGATCTGCTGCGAGTTGGCGATCAGAGGCTTACGTTCAGGGGCAACTCCTTGGCCACCAAGAGCATGGAGGCATTCCTCAAGCTGACGGGCGAACAGTATCTGCAGGACACACTATCCGCACCCATAAACGAGCTGATTCAGTCGGAGAGGGACTGCGAAGTGGATCCCACCAAGACGAGCGGTTCGTCGGCGGGCTCGCTGCAGCGACAGCAGGCCGCCTTGCGCGGCGCGGTccgaggggcgtggcagtgcaTCTTTGAATCGCACAAGCATTTCCCCGCCCAGTTGCGCAATTGCTTTGCCACGTTCCGGGAGCGCTTGCAGCAGCTTGGCCGTCAGGATATGGCCGACAACCTGATCTCGGCGAGCATTTTCCTGCGCTTTCTGTGCCCGGCCATCCTGTCGCCGTCGCTCTTCAACATCACCAGCGAACTGCCGTCCGCACGGGCCACCCGCAATCTCACACTGGTGGCCAAGACCCTGCAAACATTGGCCAACTTCACCCGCTTCCAGGGCAAGGAGAACTTTATGGAGTTTCTCAACGATTTCCTCGAGCAGGAGGCCGCTCGCATGCAACAGTTTCTGGAGATTATATCCACGCGGCCGGAGCACCCAGCTCCGGACTCGATCCTCGATTGGGCCGGTTACATCGACCAGGGGAAACAGTTGTCCATACTACACAGTTTGCTCAGCGAAAGCCTGGCCAAGCTGCCGGAGGCCAGGCAGCACGAGCTGGATCCGTTGCAGCACATTCTCGATGAAATCAGCCGAGCCAAAGAGCATGGTATGGGCACAGCACTGCCGGGTGGATATTTGCCGGCCACCTCGTCCACGCACTCGATAGCCAGCGAGAATCAGGAGAATCGCAATCCGGGATCCTCGGGCTCGCACACCGGCTCCAACTCGGAGCAGTTACTGCCACAACAAAGCCAGTTGGCCCAGCCGCAGCATGCAATTGTTAGTAAACCATTGTCTGCGGAGCGCGGCATCATGCGAGGAGTACTTACGCCGAATTCTCTGGAGAAAAATATCTTTAGGTACAATGATCCCACGGTTAATGgcttactgcagcagcagcaacaacagcagcagcagcagcaacagcagcagcagcagcagcaacatcagcagctgcaacagcatggccaccagcaacagcCGCACCACCAGCATCCACTCCAGATGCTCTCCAATTCACAAACCTCCATTGCCGGCAACCAATATATGAGTTCGCCGGGAGGCCTGCAGCATGCCCAATCGCAGACCTCGATGGCATCCTCATCGCTAAAtgggagcagcagcaatttGCTGCACGGCCACCAGCAGCATGCCCATCACACGCAGCAGCTGCATCCACATCACTGCCCGCCGGCGCCACAGACCAGTGCCTCCAGCACCATGGAACGCATGGATCGCATGAACTATCCGTATATGTCGCACAATGGCAATGACTACGAGACCAGCACGCCTTCGAGCACTCGCTCCAGGACACTGCCACGGAATGGAAATCCCAATGCCAATGGCAACgtgggcagcagcaacaataaccaGAGCGGCAGCTACGATGACATGCACGGGGAGTTCCAAATCCAGATCTCTGGGTTCGATACGAGCAGTGCTTTTGTCTGCAAGTCGCCCACACCCATGATGAAATCCAGTTTGGGACCAGCGGGGGCCGGACGAAGCCATCACAAACTGAATTTGGGAATACCCGATCACTCAGGTGGCTATGTGCGGGGTAACAATATGAATCCCAACTCGAATATGCCCAAGAACTTGGAGGATCTGGACGATCTGTTCAAGTACGCTGAGGAGCATGACGTGGCGGAGCCAGCGAACCATCACCATAACAACCAGGGTCAGCAGAACCACCAGGGTCATCTGAAGCCGGCCGCCGTTCCCGGCAAGGAGCAGCTGTCGGCGAAAAGCAGTCACTGCAGCTCTGGCTACCAGAGCATCTCCACAAATCCCTCGCCCTCGCAGTCCTCCAGTCCCGTGGAGAGCCAGCTGAAGGCCGCGATGGGCAGTCACAATGCGCCGCTGGCCTTCAAGAATCCCTCCTATCAGCTTCAGCCCCAAACTGGCTCGTCCAGATCATCGGCACAGAGTAATccacaccagcagcagcaacaacaacagtttGGCAGCCGCTTGAAACCAATTGGAGGTGGACTGGTGGCCGCGAGGGCGGCTTTCCTCAACAGTGGCGGAGCCTTGGAGGCGGCCACTTTAACGCCCAGCTCCTCGGACGAACAGCTGTCGGCGGATAATTACTTCAGTTATGCAgcggctgcagctgctggaGCGGGTATTGCCACCAAATTGGAGGCTCAACGCTCGCTCAGCGGCGGCAGTAGCTCCTCCACCTCAGCATCTGCGTCCACCTCGAATCTGGGCAAGAGCGGCGCTTCATCCGCCTACGGGCGGCTGAATGGGCCGCTTAAGCGCGAGGATGTTTACGGCAGTGGCTACGGCGGCAGCAGTGGAAATGTGGGCTATGGCTTGTCCACTTCCAGTGCCGCGGGACACCATCAACAtccccaccagcagcagcagaatccgatgcagcagcaacagcagaggGAACGGGATCAGGAACTAAAGCAGTATGCCGGCAGTGTGGCGGGCAGCGTGGGATCGGGCACATCAGCGGCTCAGAGGCGCCTGAGCTTGGACTCGGCGCGCACGCTCTCCGACAGCAGCACGGATACAGAGG GACACTGCAACCAATTGCAGGAGGGCAAGCGACGCAGGCAGTTGCGCAGCAGTGGCGGCAGCGGCGGAGGAGGCGCCGGTTCTGAGCAGGGACTGGGCAAGAGCTATGACCAGAACGGAGAAATCCAGCTGCTGCAACAGACGCTGGACACGCTCTGCCACACGCTGGACCGGGATGAGGCCGAGCTTCGCGACTCCAGCGACGAGCTGTTCGGCCTGCAGCGCCCGGCGGGCAGCAATGGATCGAACAATCTTAGCCTGCAGTCGGAGTCCACTATGCGCAGCATCATCGACAG TTTCTTTCAATCCTCCTGCAGACTCATCACcatggaggaggagctgcGACGCGAGCAGCTGAAGATGTCGCTGGCGCTGTCGCACAAGCAGCGCGTGATCGAGGAGCAGGGCCAGCAGATCGCGGCACTGGATGCGGCCAACAGCCGGCTGCTGAGTGCCCTGACCGCCCTGCGCCAGCGGTACGAgacccagcagcagcagcaacagcagcaccaaGCACCACCAAAGACCCAGAAGCCACAGTGA
- the LOC6618112 gene encoding probable Ras GTPase-activating protein isoform X6, with translation MGRRTYLSRSSTISYPSRIEGWLDVCETEGELTRLIKTLPWGPLYCVLQQDDQTFTAYCSEEISIFPATPKKELGDVCYEDIPRVRLDRVRRPAKALWDGPPTLAEENEDSDSCVGGSGGMSGINDIVLNTTLYSELDTSYEKACRRGSAPTTPILGSKQHQTEHNATSRFTNFFSKKSNPLKRTKSVTKLERTKRGSGGLRGSRSHESLLSSHAVMSTIDLSCTGAVGVAPVHQSVLGRRHCFQVRGGPRGERYYSCGSRQERDLWIYSLRKSIAPNAEHTRRTDNSLKMWVYEAKNLPPKKRYFCELQLDKTLYGRTSVKLQTDLLFWGEHFDFPDIPEINVITVNVFREVDKKKKRDKYQFVGSVKIPVHDVTSRLPCEQWYPILSDKAGDSLGRTSGGGGSGSKDKEQLPTLRIKCRFQSTDILPINVYANFLAYLKENYKRVCETLEPVIGVKAKEDIGQALVLLMHAQGLAGAFLTDVVALDLLRVGDQRLTFRGNSLATKSMEAFLKLTGEQYLQDTLSAPINELIQSERDCEVDPTKTSGSSAGSLQRQQAALRGAVRGAWQCIFESHKHFPAQLRNCFATFRERLQQLGRQDMADNLISASIFLRFLCPAILSPSLFNITSELPSARATRNLTLVAKTLQTLANFTRFQGKENFMEFLNDFLEQEAARMQQFLEIISTRPEHPAPDSILDWAGYIDQGKQLSILHSLLSESLAKLPEARQHELDPLQHILDEISRAKEHGMGTALPGGYLPATSSTHSIASENQENRNPGSSGSHTGSNSEQLLPQQSQLAQPQHAIVSKPLSAERGIMRGVLTPNSLEKNIFRYNDPTVNGLLQQQQQQQQQQQQQQQQQQHQQLQQHGHQQQPHHQHPLQMLSNSQTSIAGNQYMSSPGGLQHAQSQTSMASSSLNGSSSNLLHGHQQHAHHTQQLHPHHCPPAPQTSASSTMERMDRMNYPYMSHNGNDYETSTPSSTRSRTLPRNGNPNANGNVGSSNNNQSGSYDDMHGEFQIQISGFDTSSAFVCKSPTPMMKSSLGPAGAGRSHHKLNLGIPDHSGGYVRGNNMNPNSNMPKNLEDLDDLFKYAEEHDVAEPANHHHNNQGQQNHQGHLKPAAVPGKEQLSAKSSHCSSGYQSISTNPSPSQSSSPVESQLKAAMGSHNAPLAFKNPSYQLQPQTGSSRSSAQSNPHQQQQQQQFGSRLKPIGGGLVAARAAFLNSGGALEAATLTPSSSDEQLSADNYFSYAAAAAAGAGIATKLEAQRSLSGGSSSSTSASASTSNLGKSGASSAYGRLNGPLKREDVYGSGYGGSSGNVGYGLSTSSAAGHHQHPHQQQQNPMQQQQQRERDQELKQYAGSVAGSVGSGTSAAQRRLSLDSARTLSDSSTDTEGHCNQLQEGKRRRQLRSSGGSGGGGAGSEQGLGKSYDQNGEIQLLQQTLDTLCHTLDRDEAELRDSSDELFGLQRPAGSNGSNNLSLQSESTMRSIIDRLITMEEELRREQLKMSLALSHKQRVIEEQGQQIAALDAANSRLLSALTALRQRYETQQQQQQQHQAPPKTQKPQ, from the exons ATACGTCCTATGAGAAGGCGTGCCGCCGTGGATCAGCGCCCACCACGCCCATTTTGGGCAGCAAACAGCACCAGACGGAGCACAATGCCACCTCGCGTTTCACCAACTTCTTTTCCAAAAA ATCCAATCCTTTGAAGCGGACCAAGTCGGTGACCAAGCTGGAGCGGACCAAGCGCGGATCCGGCGGACTGAGGGGCTCCCGCTCGCACGAGAGTTTGCTGTCCAGTCACGCCGTCATGTCCACCATAG ATCTCTCGTGCACtggggcggtgggcgtggcgccCGTGCACCAGTCGGTTCTGGGACGTCGTCACTGTTTCCAGGTACGGGGCGGGCCTCGTGGCGAGCGGTACTACTCATGCGGATCGCGCCAGGAGCGCGACCTTTGGATCTACTCGCTGCGCAAGTCGATCGCTCCAAATGCAGAGCACACGCGTCGCACGGACAACTCGCTGAAGATGTGGGTGTACGAGGCGAAGAATCTGCCGCCCAAGAAACGTTACTTTTGCGAACTGCAACTGGACAAGACGCTGTACGGCCGGACTTCGGTGAAGCTGCAGACGGATCTGCTGTTTTGGGGGGAGCACTTCGATTTCCCCGACATACCCGAGATTAATGTGATCACTGTAAACGTTTTCCGTGAGGTggacaagaagaagaagcgggACAAATACCAGTTTGTGGGATCGGTGAAGATACCCGTGCACGATGTCACCTCCAGATTGCCCTGCGAGCAATGGTATCCCATACTGAGCGACAAGGCCGGCGACAGTCTGGGTAGGACCtcgggcggcggcggcagtggGTCCAAGGACAAGGAGCAGTTGCCCACGCTGAGGATCAAGTGCCGTTTCCAGAGCACCGACATCCTGCCCATCAATGTGTACGCCAACTTTTTGGCCTACCTTAAGGAGAACTACAAGCGCGTGTGCGAGACCCTGGAGCCGGTGATCGGAGTCAAGGCCAAGGAGGACATTGGACAGGCACTGGTGCTGCTGATGCACGCACAGGGATTGGCGGGCGCCTTCCTCACCGATGTGGTGGCCCTCGATCTGCTGCGAGTTGGCGATCAGAGGCTTACGTTCAGGGGCAACTCCTTGGCCACCAAGAGCATGGAGGCATTCCTCAAGCTGACGGGCGAACAGTATCTGCAGGACACACTATCCGCACCCATAAACGAGCTGATTCAGTCGGAGAGGGACTGCGAAGTGGATCCCACCAAGACGAGCGGTTCGTCGGCGGGCTCGCTGCAGCGACAGCAGGCCGCCTTGCGCGGCGCGGTccgaggggcgtggcagtgcaTCTTTGAATCGCACAAGCATTTCCCCGCCCAGTTGCGCAATTGCTTTGCCACGTTCCGGGAGCGCTTGCAGCAGCTTGGCCGTCAGGATATGGCCGACAACCTGATCTCGGCGAGCATTTTCCTGCGCTTTCTGTGCCCGGCCATCCTGTCGCCGTCGCTCTTCAACATCACCAGCGAACTGCCGTCCGCACGGGCCACCCGCAATCTCACACTGGTGGCCAAGACCCTGCAAACATTGGCCAACTTCACCCGCTTCCAGGGCAAGGAGAACTTTATGGAGTTTCTCAACGATTTCCTCGAGCAGGAGGCCGCTCGCATGCAACAGTTTCTGGAGATTATATCCACGCGGCCGGAGCACCCAGCTCCGGACTCGATCCTCGATTGGGCCGGTTACATCGACCAGGGGAAACAGTTGTCCATACTACACAGTTTGCTCAGCGAAAGCCTGGCCAAGCTGCCGGAGGCCAGGCAGCACGAGCTGGATCCGTTGCAGCACATTCTCGATGAAATCAGCCGAGCCAAAGAGCATGGTATGGGCACAGCACTGCCGGGTGGATATTTGCCGGCCACCTCGTCCACGCACTCGATAGCCAGCGAGAATCAGGAGAATCGCAATCCGGGATCCTCGGGCTCGCACACCGGCTCCAACTCGGAGCAGTTACTGCCACAACAAAGCCAGTTGGCCCAGCCGCAGCATGCAATTGTTAGTAAACCATTGTCTGCGGAGCGCGGCATCATGCGAGGAGTACTTACGCCGAATTCTCTGGAGAAAAATATCTTTAGGTACAATGATCCCACGGTTAATGgcttactgcagcagcagcaacaacagcagcagcagcagcaacagcagcagcagcagcagcaacatcagcagctgcaacagcatggccaccagcaacagcCGCACCACCAGCATCCACTCCAGATGCTCTCCAATTCACAAACCTCCATTGCCGGCAACCAATATATGAGTTCGCCGGGAGGCCTGCAGCATGCCCAATCGCAGACCTCGATGGCATCCTCATCGCTAAAtgggagcagcagcaatttGCTGCACGGCCACCAGCAGCATGCCCATCACACGCAGCAGCTGCATCCACATCACTGCCCGCCGGCGCCACAGACCAGTGCCTCCAGCACCATGGAACGCATGGATCGCATGAACTATCCGTATATGTCGCACAATGGCAATGACTACGAGACCAGCACGCCTTCGAGCACTCGCTCCAGGACACTGCCACGGAATGGAAATCCCAATGCCAATGGCAACgtgggcagcagcaacaataaccaGAGCGGCAGCTACGATGACATGCACGGGGAGTTCCAAATCCAGATCTCTGGGTTCGATACGAGCAGTGCTTTTGTCTGCAAGTCGCCCACACCCATGATGAAATCCAGTTTGGGACCAGCGGGGGCCGGACGAAGCCATCACAAACTGAATTTGGGAATACCCGATCACTCAGGTGGCTATGTGCGGGGTAACAATATGAATCCCAACTCGAATATGCCCAAGAACTTGGAGGATCTGGACGATCTGTTCAAGTACGCTGAGGAGCATGACGTGGCGGAGCCAGCGAACCATCACCATAACAACCAGGGTCAGCAGAACCACCAGGGTCATCTGAAGCCGGCCGCCGTTCCCGGCAAGGAGCAGCTGTCGGCGAAAAGCAGTCACTGCAGCTCTGGCTACCAGAGCATCTCCACAAATCCCTCGCCCTCGCAGTCCTCCAGTCCCGTGGAGAGCCAGCTGAAGGCCGCGATGGGCAGTCACAATGCGCCGCTGGCCTTCAAGAATCCCTCCTATCAGCTTCAGCCCCAAACTGGCTCGTCCAGATCATCGGCACAGAGTAATccacaccagcagcagcaacaacaacagtttGGCAGCCGCTTGAAACCAATTGGAGGTGGACTGGTGGCCGCGAGGGCGGCTTTCCTCAACAGTGGCGGAGCCTTGGAGGCGGCCACTTTAACGCCCAGCTCCTCGGACGAACAGCTGTCGGCGGATAATTACTTCAGTTATGCAgcggctgcagctgctggaGCGGGTATTGCCACCAAATTGGAGGCTCAACGCTCGCTCAGCGGCGGCAGTAGCTCCTCCACCTCAGCATCTGCGTCCACCTCGAATCTGGGCAAGAGCGGCGCTTCATCCGCCTACGGGCGGCTGAATGGGCCGCTTAAGCGCGAGGATGTTTACGGCAGTGGCTACGGCGGCAGCAGTGGAAATGTGGGCTATGGCTTGTCCACTTCCAGTGCCGCGGGACACCATCAACAtccccaccagcagcagcagaatccgatgcagcagcaacagcagaggGAACGGGATCAGGAACTAAAGCAGTATGCCGGCAGTGTGGCGGGCAGCGTGGGATCGGGCACATCAGCGGCTCAGAGGCGCCTGAGCTTGGACTCGGCGCGCACGCTCTCCGACAGCAGCACGGATACAGAGG GACACTGCAACCAATTGCAGGAGGGCAAGCGACGCAGGCAGTTGCGCAGCAGTGGCGGCAGCGGCGGAGGAGGCGCCGGTTCTGAGCAGGGACTGGGCAAGAGCTATGACCAGAACGGAGAAATCCAGCTGCTGCAACAGACGCTGGACACGCTCTGCCACACGCTGGACCGGGATGAGGCCGAGCTTCGCGACTCCAGCGACGAGCTGTTCGGCCTGCAGCGCCCGGCGGGCAGCAATGGATCGAACAATCTTAGCCTGCAGTCGGAGTCCACTATGCGCAGCATCATCGACAG ACTCATCACcatggaggaggagctgcGACGCGAGCAGCTGAAGATGTCGCTGGCGCTGTCGCACAAGCAGCGCGTGATCGAGGAGCAGGGCCAGCAGATCGCGGCACTGGATGCGGCCAACAGCCGGCTGCTGAGTGCCCTGACCGCCCTGCGCCAGCGGTACGAgacccagcagcagcagcaacagcagcaccaaGCACCACCAAAGACCCAGAAGCCACAGTGA